The Euwallacea similis isolate ESF13 chromosome 21, ESF131.1, whole genome shotgun sequence genome contains the following window.
TTAGTCTTAGGGACGGACAGAAATTTCGCACATCATACCTAATAAAATTTGGCACGACTCATGAGTAGGCCACTGGGAAATCCCACATGCTGCCATGAGGAACCCAGCCTCTTGGACTTGAAACAACAACTAATAACAAATATTACATCTTTACAGATTCTTTCGTGAACTCCCAAGAATGGACTCTGTCCAGAGCAGTGCCGGACCTGCGTCTGGGTATAGTGGGCTCACTAAATTCCGGCAAATCAGCTTTGGTGCATCGGTACTTAACCGGGTCCTACATGCAAGAGGAGTCACCAGAGGGCGGTCGTTTCAAAAAGGAAATCCTGGTGGACAACCACAGCTATTTACTTCTAATAAGGGATGAAGGTGGCGCCCCTGAGTTGCAGGTGAGTCTTCAACGCCCCGTATAACTAGTCTACGTAATTcaaacctttaatttaaaattacgttGTCCCTCCCCCTGTACAAATGTGTTCAGTTTAACGGCAACTTATGTAGGCACCGTATATGAGCACCTTGTATGCAGGTAGAAAACCCTGCGTGGCATTTTTTATGTACTTTTTTAACAGCAGAATTACCCGCGTAGAAACTAGTTCGCCATGTGAAAAGTCCCACAATGAGATAGGTGATTTATTTTGCAGGGGGGTTGGTTAACCGTATCTAATGGCGAGGATTGAGTGGGTTTAAAGGTAAAATAGTGCTAGGTTAATTGCTGGCGTCTTATTGAAATCACTGTTTTCGGCCAAGTTCACGTTAACGAgataattttagttattatcaattttcagtCATGCCAATATCAGTACTATCGAGTAGATCTAGACTCTATCAATCTTAATCAAAAAAGTCTCGATCAATCAAGAATCTATATCTCCAAGTTGCACGCTTATAAAGTACCTCcttgcttttaaaattttggattcAATTCAGTCCGTTTTCCCCATAAAACTGCAGCAAAGGACAAGTTCGCTCTATTTTTGAGGGTTCTAcagagatatttcagggagcgacAGTACTCTgcagaataataaaaaaatgctaataaagcCACGGTCAAAAAcacaccattttcgatatacagggtggcaaagcTTCACAtgttttctcatattttgcgtttttctcatgTATACATTGAgttcaattttagaaattccGTACAACTATAATATTCTCTCTAAGACTCTCttcaacaaaatgtcaaaatcgtcggtagccgtatacagggtgttatatttttttggaccgtgtactattttatgcgctgtattttttttgaaacaccctggACGAATTCTGatacgaaatttaaattccttcttcaattccTGACGTTTTTGGTCCCTTCAATTCCTTGATACCTAGATGGTTCACACTTAACCAAATCTCGTGTGTGGCCCAGAAAATAAGGATTGACTATAACGTAACAAATTGCATCTAATCGCAGTccattaacctgaactaacctgtgaCGTCATGGCCACTGCTCATTTCCTAGATCTTGTTCCATGTTCCTACATCTACAACAAAACTCCATTAACAAATACTGCCACCCAAAGCAGCAAGATCATTAAATAGACGCAGCGCAATCTCAAGAACCTgcacatttattatttaatgacaTAACTGTAGTCCGCATCATTAATCCTGTCCATTCGTGCACTCAAAATGACATTTACAAGTCACagtttttttccctttttccgGCAGTCCATGCAACCTCGTCTTTCAAAGATTTGTTTATCACGAGATCTAACAATCGAGTAAATAATCCGCACCAGAAATCTCGGCTACGCCACTGCCCCAACAACCCTTCCATGCAAATATGCAGTTCAGTGCAACCTCTATCGATCTCCTGGGATAGAGATACAGTCATAGGGAATTCCGTGCATTAAACAAGGGCCTAAATAAACCACCCTGAGCAGGCGGGACAGATTTATCGTTGGGGTGTACGAGGAAGTGGGAAAGACTTGGTCCATTGAACTGCTGCTATTGCAATCGAATGGCGTTTAAGTTATTCAGGAGAGCGATAGAGACGCACGAAGTGGTGAGTTATAGGGGATGAAACGAGAAGGATAGAGTAAGGGTAACAAAGGTGCACTCCATAGGCCGTTGGCGCCATGAAGCTTTTGTGTTTGGCCCTTGCACAGTTTTCTGATTTCGGTCAGAGAGATTGCCACTAGCAGTTCATATAGTTTAGTTTTATGTGATTTGTTTGTATACGTGAAAAAATGATGTTTCGAGGGTGAGTCTCGTGGTTTTTTAATCGATACGGCTCGGACTTGAATAATTTAGTTGAATTGATAATAGCAAATGCTGATAACGGGGGAACATACTGAATATGTATTACCAAAGTTCGCAATTAAAAACCTTCCTGTCTCGGTCTACGGCCATTAATCAATCTTTCACTGGCAATTTCTCCTCTCCTTATTTagcgaaatttaaaaaataattactttacGACCTAAACATTGGGGAAAAAAGTGCGCGATTTGACGATATGTTATTGCTCCACGTACCAACCACTTTCTCCTCATTTTTTCGCAATAATACACGTATTTGCTCGTCATCTAAACGGTTGGGATAGAAGCCCATGAGAAATTGCTCTCTTAGCTTTGACAAATTTGTTAGTAATCTTGGCAGCTTAATCGAGAACGAAAAATGGCGGGTGATTAAGATTTAATTAGCGAAAGATGAATGGGCTTTAATTGACCTCTCCATGTAGCAAGCATCCATGTGTTATAGGACGTGACAGGAAATTTgtagtaattttttgttaaactcCGATTGAGGAAGGCACTCTCATTTCCTAGACCAAATGGCGACTGTTAATTTTAACGATTTTCTGCGAATTATTATTCGCGAACGATTAAACTACGACTCTTCAAAATAAAGGCATTAACCGCTCTTAAAGCCTCAGTTTCGCGATGCCTTAGATAAAACCCTACATTAATCACTTGCAAAAATCGCAAACTTTCCAGTAAAATAATGGGTCAGTAGGTCGATCCAGTGAACGAGACACAATCGGGATGTTCGTGCCTAATTTCTGCAAAGTCGGTGACCTGATGAGCAAAATTGGGTCAGCCGTTTTCATTGCAATTTGAGCTTAGAGTAAAACGTTTTGTGCACTTAACTTCAAAGATAATGCAGAGCTATTAAACGTGTCTTTCCGTTACAGTTTACCGCATGGGTGGACGCTGTCATCTTCGTGTTCAGCCTCGAAAACGAGTCCTCGTTTAACGCAATCTACAACTACTATACGAAAATGTCGCACTATCGCAATTCTGCTGAAATACCATTGATCCTCGTAGGAACCCAAGGTAATTTCTTGTCTATTGCATTATTCATTCGGCATGTgggtgataatttttttaatttctctggTTTAGATGCAATCAGTGAAAACAATCCTAGAGTAATTGACGACTCTAGGGCGAGAAAATTGGCCGACGACTTGAAGAGGTGCTCCTACTACGAGACTTGTGCCACTTACGGATTAAACGTTGAACGAGTCTTTCAAGACGGTGAGTAATTTATcaatatcacaaaaaaaatttgcaagaatCCTTAGCCTGAATTGACTAGAAAGTAACTGAAGAATGTCTGAAAATAGAGAAAAGAACGTTAAAATCGCAGAATTTTGCTTCAGTATAAGTTTGTTCCAATCGGTCAGAAAACCGCCCCAGAACGAATTCTTCTCGGCATCTCACATTACAGATCTGAGATCGAAATGAGCAATGCCGTTACTCAGAAGGGTTCTTGAAACGTTTCCTGAAGGATTGGATCTCGCCTTATGTTGCAACACTCTTGACCCCCGTCAGGACGCCACTGCTACTTGGCAGAGAAActtgtgaatttttatatttattctcCGATATCCAAAGAACgtgcaaaaattgtttgtaaaaaggttaatttattaaataagatAGAAATCATGAGTAGGCCTAATATTCTACCATTAAAATGCTCTGAATCTGAAAGCAATAAATTGCTCTAATCTTGGCTAAAGAGACTTCCGCGATGTTTATAGGTATGTTTGCTTGCCCACTTAAACTGGTTAAAGGATATTGACGAGACATAAATCAGGTGTTAAGCTGTTTATGAATGCGTTATTCAGGCAGGTTCAGCATATCCACCTCATTAATCAGGTGGAGATTGTCCTCAAGGGTAAAAAAGACGGTGATTTTTAAcagttatttaaattgaaatccaTCTAGCTGCAAATCATTGTATTGATTATAGTTgccatttttacattttgattAGCTTATAGAAAACGCAGCTTTCACTCTTCATGTATTTATTCTGAAATCTTGgttgaaataatatattccTCCATGATTTGACAAGAATAATCTTCAGGTTGTTGATTCCAAGTAAGCTTTAGTCTAAGCAATTGACCTAATGACTTCGAAACCACTTGATTTAAGCCTTTAGGCTAGGTGCAGTAAATATAAATGACaatctttaagaaaaaacaaaattagcaTAACCGAAAGCTACAGTTTCAAGGCATTTTTGGTTCGTCTTCTATCGATGTAGATACAGTGGCTTTATGGGAGCGCGAGATGGGGCGGCAGACCAGAAAGAGCGATGAATTTTCCTGGTTAGTGGTTTTTCTTGGGGATAAAggggcggtgattaaaaatttcgctcagggcgccagacttgctaaAGCCTGCTCTGTGTAGGTATAAGAATTGATTCAAGGTAATAGAGCTGAAGCTCATGATGAAACTTCTATTTGTATCGCTCCCTGCCGTATCGTACTGGGATTATAATTTCACGTGATTTATTGCGCCAGCACCATAATGAATCAGTTTATGGCCGCAAAACAGCGTTTATAATCAAGTTGGACATAAACCAATTTTCTGCACACCAAAGTTTGACTTGTCGGCTTTCCCATCTATTAGTTTTAGTCAATaacgatttattttcaaactgTCGAATTACTAAGCCATGGAAATTCGTGTGTCTGGCTATCTATTAAATCTATGGAAACTTAATTTTCAGCATGCCAGAAGATTGTCCAACAACGTTTAAGTCAATCAACAGTGTGTCTCACCCCTACCAATTCAAGACCGTCTACCCCCAATAGCCATTATCACCCCTCTGCCGTACAGCGCCACCTTCAGGCCAACAACGGGTTCGTGCAAATGGATCGGCCACATTTATCCCCCGGACATCACACATTGCCTCACAACAAGGTAAGCTCCATGTAGGGCTCGCTTGTTTTGTGGTCCTCATTACGGAATTTTTTTAGGAGTTGCGGCAGCATATAGTACAAAAACCTGCCCATCAGACCAGCTCGCAGTCGGACAGGGATAGTAATAGCTATAAATCGGGGGAGGAGGAGAAAAAATGGAACTCGTCCTCGTCCACTTTGGCCAGTATAACGTCATCGCAGGGAGTCATCTCGGTCCCcactgaaaataataatgtggCCAAGTTTGCTGCGCCTCACTCGCTCGATAATCTTCAAGTCAGTTATTTTTGCACCGTTTTTGGGATAggactaataaatattttttccaggtTGCTCAAAACCAACAGCAAAATAACGCGAAAGATCTGAAGGAACTGCCCACTCCCAACTCCACTCCGACTACTTCTAGAAAAAATAGACGGAGGTCGAACTTGTTCACCCCTTCGAAAAACGACAAGTTGAAGAATGGGGGTGATTTTGGAAGCGGTCGGGCAATACCCCTGAAGCAGGGTTATCTGtataaaaaatccaataaaccGCTCAATAAAGAGTGGAAAAAGAAGTACGTGACTCTATGTGACGATGGAAGGTTGACATACCACCCGAGTTTACATGATTACATGGATGACGTCCATGGGAAGGAAATTTCCCTGCAGTACGTTACCGTTAAAGTGCCTGGACAGAAACCAAGAGGTAAGTTGTACTCGATTTTAAGCACTTCATTAGATTTGCCTTTAAAAAAGACATCAAGAGTGCGctctattaatttttctgtgcCTCCCATAGTTACCAAGATAACCTATATGAACGATATTGTTTGTTTCTTTGTAGGTTCCAAGTCCATTGCAACTGTGTCGGGTCAAGGATACGCAGGCAGCGGATCTCATTTACACGAAAACCTCGGGAGTTTGTCACTTATGAGTGAGTCAATTCATGTTAATAATTGCTTCATTCCCAAAATCGGATAATCTTGTCAGGCAAAGACAAACGCCCTACTGAAAAAGTGTTAATGTCCGCCTTCGAGGCAGTGAAGGATCCCAGCTCGAAGTACTACTGCCAGCAAAGCGGTGACGAAGGGATGACGCTATCAAGCAGTAATTCGTTCTTGAACGGGGAAATTAGCAAAACTGAGACCCCCAATGTGAAAAAAAGGCACAGAAGGGTGAAAAGCAGTGGcgtaaaaaatgcagaatATGATGGTAATTAATACAAGTGCGTTAGTATGGAATAATTGTgatgttctatttaaatagATGCAGACGGATACGAGTTCTACATAGTTTCCTTGGAGGGCAAGCAATGGAACTTCGACGCCACTTCGGTAGAGGAGAGAGACGAGTGGGTTGCAGCTATCGAGCAACAGATTTTAAACTCTTTGCAATTAAATGAGTCCTCGAAGGCGAAGAGCAATCCTAACGAGGCCGCGTCAATTCAAGCAATCAAGAACAGGGTACCTGGAAATGGATTTTGTGTGGATTGTGATGCCCCAAGTAAGATTTGCTCATGCCCGGTTTGCACTCCTTTAACAAAGTTGATCATTTCAGATCCTGACTGGGCTAGTTTAAATTTAGGCGTATTAATGTGTATAGAATGTTCAGGTATACATAGGAATTTAGGCTCACACATATCCAGGGTTCGTTCGTTGGATTTAGATGAATGGCCGTAAGTTTTCTTCGATATTTCGgtgtttaattataataatttgtgaatttttatagGCCGGGCAATCAAAGCGTTATGTTGACGATAGGCAACGTTTTAGCAAATTCCGTTTGGGAATGCCAAACCCACAATCGCATCAAACCTGGTCCTACTTCTAGTCGGGAAGAAAAGGTTGGTTAAATAGCTATATCTGTTTAGGGTCGTTTTAGATTACTTCATAAATATTGCAGGAACGATGGATACGTTCGAAATACGAGCACAAAGAGTTTTTGCCTCTTCCCAACAGCACGATGCAATTGGGGCAACAACTGATTGACGCAGTGTGCAGCTCAAATATGAAGGCGATAATTCACGTTTTGGCGTTAGCGAATACTCAACAAGTTAATACGACAGTGAGTCCCAGGGACCTGAGGACGCCGTTACACTTGGCCTGTGCCATGGGGAATTTGGCTGTCGCACAGCTACTTATCTGGGTAAGAAGTTCTATGACACCCCACTCCCATGAGTATGCTCGAAATTTTACGTTTTCCCAATTTGGAACTGTGTGAATCAAgagagaatattttaattatttgcgTTTTTTCGTGCATTTGACTCATAATGTTATGACCTCACAAACTAAACTAAACTTTTCAACATTTCAGCACCATGCAGATGTCAAAGCCGTCGACCAAGACGGGCGAACTTGCCTGGCCTATGCCAGAGCTGCTGCCAGTATAGCCATAGCTAAATGCACGGCATCGAAAGGTGGCACCTTGGACACATCTGCAGCAAATTGCAAGCATTTGGTTGATTTGTTAATCAGTTATGGATGTCCAGAAGTATGTACACTTTTGGAAATGAATAAGCCGATTACTTATCTTCTAATATGTATTCTTAGATGGCCACAGTGGCAATTAGCGGCACTATCCCCAGGCGAAGAGGCAGTACTCAGCAGCAGTACGAAAAGTTACCTTCGAGCGTTATTTAGCAGTTAGATCAGTTCAATATAGATCAGTTTTAAATGTCGCTGAATGTGAAAGTTGGACGTGGTCGGAGTGTCTGCAGTTTCGAAGTTAGGATGTTCGAATCCTAATCTTATCATTCTTGACTGAATAGTTTTAAATGTGTAGCTCAGTATTTTTTAGGCCATGGCACATTTTTCTCTCTATTTTTCAGCCACGTGTCTTCAAAACTGGGTAACTTAAgtaaaattccacattttctcaattataaAGTCATTATCATTACCATTCGCAAGAAGTATTGTATACATAGTTCCGTCCCGAGCAACTTTTCCTTAATTTAGCATTAGAAAATAGAGCAATGATCCTACTCTCCCATGCATCGTACTGACTCAAATGCATATGTACAATCATTCAAGACTTTTTCCTACTACTCACGAATAGTTAACTAATACTTAAATGTGTTTTGCGGCACTTTTGTACTTAAAACAATGTTGACAATTTGTGATATCGCTCCTTAAGGCGTCCCTTAATCAAGcgtcattttaaaaaataagtgttcaaaTGAGGGATATTGCACCTTTCCATTGATATTTAGCCaatgcttaataataataatgttttcgGTGGTATTAGGATCAGCCTGAAGCAGTGGTAGCCTAAGCTTAAAGGAATAAAGGCGCCGTAGATGTGCAAGAGTTATCGTTTAGCAGTGGtcgtttaattatttgaacagcttttgttgagaaataattgCAGTTtgattgaaaagaaatttcatattatttacGCAAAAATCTATGTAGGTGAGCTTCTTTATGCAGGTACCTGAATTATATTGACaatttcagatatttgaaGAATATTACAGTTTAACAATAAATCTTATTTGTTATTATCGTAAGACGTCGATTTCAAATTGCAATGAAAGTGGTGTTTGATATTTGTACTTACGACAGCTTGCCTGTAGATTCTCCCGGCAGCCTGGTATTTTAAGTACAATCTAcggaaaaatgtttgttatgttttatcagttacttttattttttgtatatattttcgCCAAAGAATTTTGTACGGTATTTGTTTTGTATATAGCGCTAAACTGTGTACAGAAATTTATATATGTTGTTTTTCCTCGAAAGAAagcaatttgaaaatacattttgagtATCATTTATTGCCACGTCCTTTTCGAAACGCAACAATTAAAACGATACTATTAAGCGAGTTTGAGGCCAAAAACGGAGTCCGTTTCACTAATGGAATTTCGGAGGTAATGATGAGAAGAAAAAACCATAACAGTTTTTTACTAGCTGCTCTTAGAGATggaaaaaatcctaaaaaagtGCATTAATATGCCGTTTAGTCACGTAGTTTTATCCTGACTGGTAGCGCCACCTAAACGCCACACTCATCACGCGCTGCTAAACGAGGACAGATTTTTTTGTACAACGCAATACTTAGTTTCGCTACTTACCCTTAGATGATGCCACAGGCAACTACAAGGGAATACTTGAACTAGTGACGATAGATCGCACCATGGCAAATTTCAGATAAACCACAATGTAAATGAGTGTTGCTCATGTAACCGCTTTAggtgattattttttcttttgtaccCACAAATTTTGCCGTAGATGAACGAAACACTGTTGTTCCAAATATATCAGAATCCTTTCGCTTTTCAAACCCAAATAGTTTTGAAACCAgagtaattgaaattttatgttaaaacttTTCTACTTTTTGTCACAAATTAGTCTTCAACAAACCAGTAGCGTACATGAcaattttaggtaaaaaattaaataacatttgtGGTGCTCCGATTTCAATGAGATTGGGTTCCGCAGTGGACGTACTATGCAGCTTTGGTATGCTGCAGTTAAAATTCTAGTAGGacaactttgattttttgaagtcaaaaaatatcatgaaCTATCCATCGTGAAAATTTTTAGgccaaaaaatcaaagttgtCCGATTTGAGTTTTGACTGCAGCGTGTCAAAGCTGTGTCGTACAGCTACTGCGGAACCCAGCCTCACTGAAATCGGAACACTCAATTttcactaattatttttagggcAAAATTGTGGtgcacgccactgattttgcGAAGAAGTAATTTTAGGGTGAAGtacattgaatttttgaatgattttgattttgaattgatttttgattaatttttttaagtgtgtgtGAACAAATCAAAAAACATCTTCTAGAAGCACTATAGGAGTACTGTCTAGAAGCCATAAGGTTGATTTGTTGTTGCACCTTTTGcattccaaaaaatatctaaaaccGCTGATAGCGCAAAAACAAGCGCGAGAATATAATCGAAAAACTGATCGTTTTGATATaccaaaaatttgttaaatcaaactatttttacggggtgttctcttcTCTATCTATTTACGCAGTATACGTACGAAATATGATTCTTATTTTGGACACTTGATTCCTCCCAAAGAGTATCTTTGAATGGCATTTAATCGAAGTATAATtgaaacattcaaatattgaATGTCATATTAAATCATAAAGATACTTGAAAGCaggatgtttattttttaaaaatgacctCCTGTTATGCAAGCACCACCGAGCGAGTTTAAAAATTGAGCCAGATGAGTACCTACTTTGTTTATGGAGTACGTCACATTGAAAGATAAGACTTTTCCTATCTCGCAGGGAAACGAAGCATGAATCAAAAGCATGAGTGCGACGTAAGATGCCATGAGTTTTAATTGCTCTAAAATGTGTTAAGCTgcttctatttatttttataatattacaGTTATGGATTCAATAAAGTTGAAAATCTAGAAGACTATCACACCATCATGTGACCACACGTACCACATCATATGATAGTGATCGCGTGATATATGACTGTCACATCATCACCTGCCACACGTACCACATCATGTGATAATGATCACATGATATGTTATTATCATACTAGCATGTGACCACATGTACCACATCATGTGATAATGATTACACGATATATGAGTATAACtctgaaattttgaagttgtttcttcaaaattccTCTATAGTAAAGAACAGAGAGTCACGCCTTAATTTAAAccgaattttattaaataaaatcgacaaaaataaatataacgaaacagaaaaataaattaacaaacacAGAACACTAAACGCAAACAATTCCAGAGAG
Protein-coding sequences here:
- the CenG1A gene encoding centaurin-gamma-1A isoform X2; this encodes MNSRMHFAGSYLNNSLAIRQEIQRFESVHPSIYAIYDLIDLIPDGIIAQQIRDHVVCIEDSFVNSQEWTLSRAVPDLRLGIVGSLNSGKSALVHRYLTGSYMQEESPEGGRFKKEILVDNHSYLLLIRDEGGAPELQFTAWVDAVIFVFSLENESSFNAIYNYYTKMSHYRNSAEIPLILVGTQDAISENNPRVIDDSRARKLADDLKRCSYYETCATYGLNVERVFQDACQKIVQQRLSQSTVCLTPTNSRPSTPNSHYHPSAVQRHLQANNGFVQMDRPHLSPGHHTLPHNKELRQHIVQKPAHQTSSQSDRDSNSYKSGEEEKKWNSSSSTLASITSSQGVISVPTENNNVAKFAAPHSLDNLQVAQNQQQNNAKDLKELPTPNSTPTTSRKNRRRSNLFTPSKNDKLKNGGDFGSGRAIPLKQGYLYKKSNKPLNKEWKKKYVTLCDDGRLTYHPSLHDYMDDVHGKEISLQYVTVKVPGQKPRGSKSIATVSGQGYAGSGSHLHENLGSLSLMSKDKRPTEKVLMSAFEAVKDPSSKYYCQQSGDEGMTLSSSNSFLNGEISKTETPNVKKRHRRVKSSGVKNAEYDDADGYEFYIVSLEGKQWNFDATSVEERDEWVAAIEQQILNSLQLNESSKAKSNPNEAASIQAIKNRVPGNGFCVDCDAPNPDWASLNLGVLMCIECSGIHRNLGSHISRVRSLDLDEWPPGNQSVMLTIGNVLANSVWECQTHNRIKPGPTSSREEKERWIRSKYEHKEFLPLPNSTMQLGQQLIDAVCSSNMKAIIHVLALANTQQVNTTVSPRDLRTPLHLACAMGNLAVAQLLIWHHADVKAVDQDGRTCLAYARAAASIAIAKCTASKGGTLDTSAANCKHLVDLLISYGCPEMATVAISGTIPRRRGSTQQQYEKLPSSVI
- the CenG1A gene encoding centaurin-gamma-1A isoform X1, encoding MVDIRNNEPPPTSKKSRGISMTTVKNWLMMSDTKKQTEPQKFQKMPENFLRSLRRRSLRVKRSKSFVLPEKRKSDSFVNSQEWTLSRAVPDLRLGIVGSLNSGKSALVHRYLTGSYMQEESPEGGRFKKEILVDNHSYLLLIRDEGGAPELQFTAWVDAVIFVFSLENESSFNAIYNYYTKMSHYRNSAEIPLILVGTQDAISENNPRVIDDSRARKLADDLKRCSYYETCATYGLNVERVFQDACQKIVQQRLSQSTVCLTPTNSRPSTPNSHYHPSAVQRHLQANNGFVQMDRPHLSPGHHTLPHNKELRQHIVQKPAHQTSSQSDRDSNSYKSGEEEKKWNSSSSTLASITSSQGVISVPTENNNVAKFAAPHSLDNLQVAQNQQQNNAKDLKELPTPNSTPTTSRKNRRRSNLFTPSKNDKLKNGGDFGSGRAIPLKQGYLYKKSNKPLNKEWKKKYVTLCDDGRLTYHPSLHDYMDDVHGKEISLQYVTVKVPGQKPRGSKSIATVSGQGYAGSGSHLHENLGSLSLMSKDKRPTEKVLMSAFEAVKDPSSKYYCQQSGDEGMTLSSSNSFLNGEISKTETPNVKKRHRRVKSSGVKNAEYDDADGYEFYIVSLEGKQWNFDATSVEERDEWVAAIEQQILNSLQLNESSKAKSNPNEAASIQAIKNRVPGNGFCVDCDAPNPDWASLNLGVLMCIECSGIHRNLGSHISRVRSLDLDEWPPGNQSVMLTIGNVLANSVWECQTHNRIKPGPTSSREEKERWIRSKYEHKEFLPLPNSTMQLGQQLIDAVCSSNMKAIIHVLALANTQQVNTTVSPRDLRTPLHLACAMGNLAVAQLLIWHHADVKAVDQDGRTCLAYARAAASIAIAKCTASKGGTLDTSAANCKHLVDLLISYGCPEMATVAISGTIPRRRGSTQQQYEKLPSSVI
- the CenG1A gene encoding centaurin-gamma-1A isoform X3, which produces MSHYRNSAEIPLILVGTQDAISENNPRVIDDSRARKLADDLKRCSYYETCATYGLNVERVFQDACQKIVQQRLSQSTVCLTPTNSRPSTPNSHYHPSAVQRHLQANNGFVQMDRPHLSPGHHTLPHNKELRQHIVQKPAHQTSSQSDRDSNSYKSGEEEKKWNSSSSTLASITSSQGVISVPTENNNVAKFAAPHSLDNLQVAQNQQQNNAKDLKELPTPNSTPTTSRKNRRRSNLFTPSKNDKLKNGGDFGSGRAIPLKQGYLYKKSNKPLNKEWKKKYVTLCDDGRLTYHPSLHDYMDDVHGKEISLQYVTVKVPGQKPRGSKSIATVSGQGYAGSGSHLHENLGSLSLMSKDKRPTEKVLMSAFEAVKDPSSKYYCQQSGDEGMTLSSSNSFLNGEISKTETPNVKKRHRRVKSSGVKNAEYDDADGYEFYIVSLEGKQWNFDATSVEERDEWVAAIEQQILNSLQLNESSKAKSNPNEAASIQAIKNRVPGNGFCVDCDAPNPDWASLNLGVLMCIECSGIHRNLGSHISRVRSLDLDEWPPGNQSVMLTIGNVLANSVWECQTHNRIKPGPTSSREEKERWIRSKYEHKEFLPLPNSTMQLGQQLIDAVCSSNMKAIIHVLALANTQQVNTTVSPRDLRTPLHLACAMGNLAVAQLLIWHHADVKAVDQDGRTCLAYARAAASIAIAKCTASKGGTLDTSAANCKHLVDLLISYGCPEMATVAISGTIPRRRGSTQQQYEKLPSSVI